In Deferrivibrio essentukiensis, a single window of DNA contains:
- the rplS gene encoding 50S ribosomal protein L19, which yields MNNKLIEAIEAEFMNKDVPEFRAGDTLRVNFRIVEGNKERVQAFEGLVIRIRRAGARTTFTVRKVVGDIGVERTFPMYSPRIESIELVKSGKVRRAKLYYIRDLRGKAARIKERRKGF from the coding sequence ATGAACAACAAGCTAATTGAAGCTATTGAAGCAGAATTTATGAATAAGGATGTTCCTGAATTCCGTGCAGGTGATACCCTTAGAGTTAACTTTAGGATTGTTGAAGGGAATAAGGAAAGGGTTCAGGCATTTGAAGGGCTCGTTATTAGAATTAGACGAGCTGGTGCAAGGACGACATTTACAGTTAGAAAAGTTGTTGGAGATATTGGTGTAGAGAGAACATTTCCGATGTATTCTCCAAGGATAGAGTCCATAGAACTTGTTAAGAGCGGTAAGGTTAGAAGGGCTAAGCTTTACTATATTAGAGATCTTCGTGGTAAGGCAGCGAGAATTAAAGAAAGAAGAAAAGGCTTCTAA
- the rpsR gene encoding 30S ribosomal protein S18, translating into MSFKKKFQKKKVCRFCSDKLDIDYKDSNLLRQFVTERGKIMPSRLTGTCAKHQRKLASAVKTARIVALLPFTLSK; encoded by the coding sequence ATGAGCTTTAAGAAGAAATTTCAGAAGAAAAAGGTTTGTAGATTTTGCAGTGATAAACTTGATATAGATTACAAAGATTCAAATCTCTTGAGGCAGTTTGTTACAGAAAGGGGCAAGATTATGCCTAGCAGACTTACTGGGACTTGTGCAAAACACCAGAGAAAGCTTGCATCTGCTGTTAAAACTGCAAGAATAGTTGCACTTTTACCATTCACATTAAGCAAATAA
- the rplM gene encoding 50S ribosomal protein L13 — translation MKTTWAKADSEKKWYLVDANDKILGRLATRIAMILMGKNKPVYTPFMDTGDFVVVVNAEKIKVTGKKLTDKVYYAYSGYFGGLKEKTLEQMLDRKPEEVIRLAVKRMLPKNRLGRQMLKKLKIYSGSEHPHSAQQPEKIEF, via the coding sequence ATGAAGACGACTTGGGCAAAAGCTGATAGCGAAAAAAAATGGTACCTTGTAGATGCAAATGATAAGATTTTGGGAAGACTTGCGACAAGGATTGCCATGATTTTAATGGGCAAAAATAAACCTGTGTATACTCCATTTATGGATACAGGTGATTTTGTAGTAGTTGTTAATGCTGAAAAGATTAAAGTGACAGGAAAAAAACTTACTGATAAAGTCTATTATGCTTATTCAGGATATTTTGGTGGACTCAAAGAAAAAACATTGGAGCAGATGCTTGACAGAAAGCCTGAAGAAGTTATCAGATTGGCTGTTAAGAGAATGCTTCCAAAAAATAGACTGGGAAGACAGATGCTTAAGAAGTTAAAGATTTACAGCGGAAGTGAGCATCCTCATTCAGCTCAGCAACCTGAAAAAATAGAGTTTTAG
- the rpsI gene encoding 30S ribosomal protein S9: protein MDYFYGTGRRKTSVARVFLKPGNGKITVNGKAFDEYFERAILRQIIMQPVEVVKGAGKFDLYITVTGGGKTGQAGAVRHGLARALITYNPEYRKSLKAEGFLTRDPRMVERKKPGKPKARKSSQFSKR, encoded by the coding sequence ATGGATTATTTTTACGGAACCGGAAGGAGAAAAACATCAGTTGCTCGTGTGTTTTTAAAGCCAGGTAATGGTAAAATTACTGTTAATGGTAAGGCATTTGATGAGTATTTTGAAAGGGCTATTTTGAGACAAATTATTATGCAACCGGTAGAAGTGGTAAAGGGTGCAGGTAAGTTTGACCTTTACATCACTGTTACCGGCGGCGGCAAGACAGGTCAGGCAGGTGCTGTAAGACACGGTCTTGCAAGGGCACTTATTACATACAATCCAGAATATAGAAAAAGCCTTAAGGCAGAAGGGTTTCTTACCAGAGACCCAAGAATGGTTGAAAGGAAGAAGCCTGGTAAACCTAAAGCAAGGAAAAGTTCTCAGTTCTCAAAACGTTAA
- the rpsF gene encoding 30S ribosomal protein S6: MRTYETLFIVNPDLTQEDAVSVFEKFKTLVTENGSEIINDEAWGKLRLAYEIERKTEGYYFLIQFNSDVNVPAELEKRFKYDESVIRFIVIKIDGKKFKLKKRSDMTQRAPRRGGRNFRRDGGRQFEKQADTEKEEVETEADAAEEAPADNAEE; this comes from the coding sequence ATGAGAACATACGAAACACTATTTATCGTTAATCCTGATTTGACTCAGGAAGATGCTGTCTCTGTCTTTGAGAAGTTCAAGACACTTGTCACAGAAAATGGCAGCGAAATTATCAATGATGAGGCATGGGGTAAGCTAAGGCTTGCGTATGAGATTGAGCGTAAGACCGAAGGATATTATTTCCTAATTCAATTCAATTCTGATGTGAATGTTCCTGCTGAGCTTGAAAAAAGATTTAAGTATGACGAATCTGTAATCAGATTTATTGTTATTAAAATTGATGGTAAAAAATTCAAGCTTAAGAAGCGTTCTGATATGACTCAAAGAGCACCGAGAAGAGGCGGAAGGAATTTCAGAAGAGATGGTGGTAGGCAGTTTGAAAAGCAGGCTGATACTGAGAAAGAAGAGGTAGAAACTGAAGCTGATGCTGCTGAAGAGGCACCGGCTGATAATGCAGAGGAATAA
- the ssb gene encoding single-stranded DNA-binding protein, with protein MGFLNKVILLGNVTKNPEVRYIPGSGTPAARFGLAVNRRYKSGDSVKDEACFIDIVAFSRLAEFAGEYIVKGMPILVEGRLSFRTWEQDGVKRSKHEIVAENIQLVQRKESSAVNDEIDTVSEDIVDDDIPF; from the coding sequence ATGGGATTCTTAAATAAAGTTATCCTACTCGGGAATGTTACAAAAAATCCTGAGGTGAGATATATTCCTGGCTCTGGCACACCTGCTGCAAGATTCGGGCTTGCTGTTAACAGGAGATACAAGTCTGGAGATTCAGTTAAGGATGAAGCTTGCTTTATAGATATTGTTGCATTTTCAAGATTGGCCGAGTTTGCTGGCGAATATATTGTAAAGGGGATGCCAATATTGGTTGAAGGTAGGCTCAGTTTTAGAACATGGGAGCAGGACGGAGTAAAAAGGAGCAAGCATGAAATAGTTGCGGAAAATATTCAGCTTGTTCAGAGAAAGGAAAGTTCTGCTGTAAATGATGAGATAGATACAGTATCAGAAGATATTGTTGACGACGATATACCTTTTTAG